The Streptomyces rubrogriseus genomic sequence ACCCGGCGAGGACGGCCCGGCACCCGCAGCACGGCCGACGCGGACCCGGCCGACGCTGACCGGGCCATCCCGGGCACGACTGACGCGGGCGTGGTCGCCCCGGGCGCGGCCGGCGCGGGCACGGCCGACGCGGGCCTGGTCGACGCGGGCCTGGTCGGCGCGGGCACGGCCTGACGCAGACACGGCCTGACGCAGGCACGAAAACGTCCGGGCGACGGTACCTGAGTACCGTCGCCCGGACGCACTGCGACCCCATGAAGCACACCCGCACAAGTACCGAGGGGCCGGCGCGGCAGCGCACCCGCGCCGGCCCCTCAGCTCACCACCACAGCGGGGAGAAGGTGACGGCCACGTTGTCGTTGCCCTGGTTGATCGACGTGAAGGCGGAGCCGTCGACCTGCGCGGTGTTGCTCTGGTTCGAGGCCCCCGAGCCGACCGCCTGCTGCTGCGTGGTGGACGAGTTGCCGTTGTTGTCGTCGCCGACGCCGCTGCCGATGATGCCCGCGGAAGCGCTGGCGGCGGTCGCGTTCGATCCGTCGTCCGCGAAGGCGCCGTTGTCCGCCGTCGCCACCCCGCCGAGGAGAGCGGCGGCGAGCGGAAGGGCGGCAACGGCGGCGACGACACGGGCGGTACGGATGCTTGCCATGTTGTTCCTCCAGAACAAGTGCGCACCGGCTTCCAGCCGACAACGCGAGAAGTACGTGAACTAGGGCTGTTGCCAAGGCAGTTGGCCGACCGCCTCGACGCTGTGCACGACGTCGCGTGATCAGAGTTGCCCACCGAATCCCCGGCGAACCACCCCGGAAGCCCTGATTCGCCCTCAAGCGTGAGGACAAGTCGATAAACCCCTTTGCTTCCCTTCCTCCCCATGCCGGGACAGCACGGACGACTCCACCTCAAGCCCCGCAAGAGGTGAAGCGTTCCGCCACTTTCTCCCCGCACCCCTCCCTCCCCGGCGTGTCGCATCCCTCACCCTTCCCTTTCTCGAACATACGTACGAACATAGACCCATGGCCACCACCGACCGGCGGGCCAAGACGCTGGCCCTCGCACACGCCCTGTCAGCCGCGGAACGCGGACTGGCCGTCATCCCGCTGGCCCGGACGAAGCTCCCGGCGCTGCGTTCCCCGCACCGCGACGCCCCGGCCACCGAGCCCTTCGCCTGCCGCGGCGAGTGCGGCCGCTTCGGTCACGGTGTCCACGACGCCTCCACCGACCCGGACCGCGTCCGCGCGCTCTTCGCCGCCGCCCCGTGGGCCACGGGCTACGGCATCGCCTGCGGCCTTCCGCCGCATCACCTGATCGGGGTCGACCTGGACACGAAGTCGGCGGCGGTGCCGACGGACTCCGCCACCGCCCTGCGCGAACTGGCCCTGCGCCACCTGTTCACGATCCCGCCCACGGTCGTCGTCCTCACCCCCAGCGGAGGCCGCCACCTCTGGCTGACCGGCCCGCCGGACCACGTCGTCCCCAACTCGGCGGGCCGCCTCGCCCCCGGCATCGACATCCGGGGCGCCGGCGGCTACCTCGTCGGCCCCGGCTCCCGCACCCGCCACGGCGCCTACACGATCGCCCCCGGCACGTCCCACCTCAGGCCGGCGCCCTGCCCGCCCGCGCTCCTGCGCCTGCTGCTCCCGCCCCCGGTCCGACGTGCCGACGGCGAGTCGACGGGCGACGGACGCGGCCTCGTCC encodes the following:
- a CDS encoding bifunctional DNA primase/polymerase; the protein is MATTDRRAKTLALAHALSAAERGLAVIPLARTKLPALRSPHRDAPATEPFACRGECGRFGHGVHDASTDPDRVRALFAAAPWATGYGIACGLPPHHLIGVDLDTKSAAVPTDSATALRELALRHLFTIPPTVVVLTPSGGRHLWLTGPPDHVVPNSAGRLAPGIDIRGAGGYLVGPGSRTRHGAYTIAPGTSHLRPAPCPPALLRLLLPPPVRRADGESTGDGRGLVQFVLAAHEGQRNTRLFWAACRAYENGVGAALLAPLLDAARTTGLTEREARATIASAARMTARHP